A window from Candidatus Nitrosotalea sinensis encodes these proteins:
- the cas1 gene encoding CRISPR-associated endonuclease Cas1, whose protein sequence is MDPLLVSGFGTSINVEKRNLIIQNKLKNEKLEFYPHQIDHDSIIVDGHTGTITFESMRWLMKHDINLTLLNWNGNLLGITLPQEPKLGKLRIKQYQKHLDDAARFQIALELVNSKISSSVNLIRELSRFYDVIQYNLVKSQFDHEIQNYAINSRDENRPISDKLKKLMNFEGRIAQIHLDQFKKLVTKLAPEFKFVGRMNKSSSWNVNASDEVNALLNYGYAILESRVRKSLNSVGLDPVIGFLHETTYAKTALVYDFQELFRWIIDYSVIRLLDDSKLKKSDFIVTENYHIRLRETTAKLLIEKIKNNFNTKVPFRGKNYTYDNVLFYKIQEFANFISEKSNKLDLKITEFKIKDDDTISLKEKILKMTPDQRKKLGINKSTLWYVKKNIVEGKNIKIYDKILSKIQ, encoded by the coding sequence ATGGATCCATTATTGGTGTCAGGATTTGGAACTTCAATCAACGTAGAGAAACGAAATCTGATAATTCAAAATAAATTAAAGAATGAAAAATTAGAATTTTACCCGCATCAAATAGATCATGATAGTATCATCGTAGACGGGCATACTGGAACCATTACTTTCGAATCAATGCGGTGGCTAATGAAACACGACATTAATCTAACTCTCTTAAACTGGAATGGAAACCTGCTCGGAATAACACTTCCACAGGAACCCAAGTTGGGAAAATTACGCATAAAACAGTATCAAAAGCACCTGGATGATGCCGCTAGATTCCAAATTGCTCTAGAACTTGTCAATAGCAAAATTTCAAGTTCTGTGAATCTGATTAGGGAACTGTCACGGTTCTATGATGTAATACAATACAACCTAGTAAAATCACAGTTTGATCATGAAATCCAAAACTATGCCATAAATTCAAGGGATGAAAATAGACCAATTTCAGACAAGCTGAAAAAACTGATGAATTTTGAGGGAAGGATTGCACAGATTCACCTTGATCAATTCAAAAAACTAGTCACAAAATTGGCCCCAGAATTCAAATTTGTAGGAAGGATGAACAAGTCAAGTTCATGGAATGTCAATGCGTCAGACGAGGTCAATGCATTGCTAAACTACGGGTATGCCATACTGGAATCCAGAGTCAGAAAATCTCTAAACTCTGTAGGACTTGATCCTGTCATTGGATTTTTACATGAAACAACATATGCCAAGACTGCACTAGTGTATGATTTTCAGGAGTTGTTCAGATGGATTATCGATTATTCTGTTATCCGGTTGTTGGATGATAGTAAGTTGAAAAAATCAGATTTTATAGTGACTGAAAATTATCATATCAGATTACGAGAAACAACTGCAAAGTTATTGATTGAAAAGATAAAGAACAATTTCAATACCAAGGTTCCATTTCGAGGAAAAAATTATACCTATGATAATGTCTTATTTTACAAAATACAGGAATTTGCAAATTTTATTTCAGAGAAAAGCAATAAACTAGATTTGAAAATTACAGAATTTAAAATTAAAGACGATGATACCATATCATTGAAGGAAAAAATATTGAAGATGACACCTGATCAACGAAAGAAACTTGGAATCAACAAGAGTACACTTTGGTATGTGAAGAAGAATATTGTAGAAGGAAAGAATATCAAAATTTATGATAAGATTTTATCGAAAATTCAATAA
- a CDS encoding ApeA N-terminal domain 1-containing protein: MSGYWWLPDNPTKTIPGILHYSPNDIHLDLIGSFTDLSQFQKQLEYPIILGFTTTGTPVTLYKCFTVRFSMSHPSLPTSSYRALHSFIGMHFPTEADIKFNRVYAHLTHFDEWMGVSGFSVDLDSMDKNKISISYSQPPEIRFELNEKFSISIWFGYSMNVQSMDEKQQGMIQRIALNIEAKSELQFQEFQNILSDIRQFLGLACLNPIYPLEVKGLTQINEQKVNEQTIQPTVSIYFLPFNMPTKIKEIPAMHMLFTYRDIGKDIGNYFKKWIENKSILEPIYNLYSDILHHNEMAIEHRFLFLIHALEAYHRRTSDETEVDEENHAIRISEILTAIPKHSDWLQIKLQFSNELSLRQRLESLLNQFPFILENFDLDNKKFIRSIVDMRNYITHYSNKAKTQFDDLKKVHEICERLKLLVESCLLFQLGFDDKKISLLIERSKINKGLKRPS, translated from the coding sequence ATGTCGGGTTACTGGTGGCTACCAGATAATCCTACTAAAACAATTCCAGGAATTTTACATTATTCTCCTAACGATATACATTTGGATTTGATAGGATCATTCACAGATCTGAGCCAATTTCAAAAACAGTTAGAATATCCAATAATTCTTGGTTTTACTACTACAGGTACACCGGTAACACTCTACAAATGTTTTACCGTACGATTCTCCATGAGTCATCCCTCACTTCCAACTTCATCATACAGAGCTCTCCATTCATTTATTGGAATGCATTTCCCTACTGAAGCAGATATAAAATTTAACAGGGTCTATGCTCATTTAACTCATTTCGATGAATGGATGGGAGTATCAGGATTTTCTGTTGATCTGGATTCAATGGATAAAAATAAAATTAGTATTTCGTATTCTCAGCCCCCTGAAATTCGATTTGAATTAAATGAAAAATTTTCAATCTCAATATGGTTTGGATATTCAATGAATGTCCAATCCATGGATGAAAAACAGCAAGGAATGATACAAAGAATAGCTCTTAACATAGAAGCGAAATCAGAACTACAATTTCAAGAATTCCAGAATATTTTATCAGATATCCGTCAATTTCTCGGATTAGCATGTCTAAATCCAATTTATCCTCTGGAAGTAAAAGGATTAACACAAATTAATGAACAAAAAGTAAACGAACAAACAATTCAACCAACCGTTTCAATCTATTTTCTACCATTTAACATGCCTACTAAGATCAAAGAAATACCTGCCATGCACATGCTCTTCACATATAGAGATATTGGAAAAGACATTGGAAATTATTTCAAGAAATGGATTGAAAATAAGTCTATTCTAGAACCAATTTACAATTTGTATTCAGACATACTACATCATAATGAAATGGCAATAGAACACAGGTTTCTTTTTCTTATTCATGCGCTTGAAGCATATCACAGAAGAACTTCAGATGAAACTGAGGTTGATGAAGAAAATCATGCTATACGTATTAGTGAAATACTGACTGCCATACCTAAACATTCTGATTGGTTACAGATTAAACTCCAATTTAGTAACGAATTATCACTACGGCAAAGATTGGAGTCACTCTTAAATCAATTCCCATTCATCTTGGAAAATTTTGACTTGGACAATAAAAAATTCATCAGATCAATAGTAGACATGCGCAATTACATTACTCATTATTCTAATAAGGCAAAAACACAATTTGATGATCTAAAAAAAGTACACGAAATATGTGAACGTCTCAAATTATTGGTGGAATCTTGTCTATTATTTCAATTAGGGTTTGATGATAAAAAAATATCATTATTGATAGAAAGAAGTAAAATTAACAAAGGATTGAAACGGCCAAGCTAA
- a CDS encoding trypsin-like peptidase domain-containing protein: MSDPINDLWVNSTIRIENEQGKFGTGFLIQKNTKKILVTNKHVLHECRSKRESTNFVYLHINISEDEQIIGKRIQFNLHADEHKLWTEHPDVQVDVLGIDVSTIYECYPNMVVKPVDSTLICDRSYLQQYNIVSGRQIVVLGYPLTVQHTTNVPMRIPGSIVSQIGQNIRDKWKNPDTGETEDRIIRGFLIESNVAIGSSGSPVVLDTVINIFGGEQNTIGRPFPPFLLGILAEEKFTYIDTPGSGVQPSYSGLTVVFSAETIIDVINLFS; the protein is encoded by the coding sequence ATGTCGGATCCTATCAATGATTTATGGGTCAATTCAACTATAAGAATTGAAAATGAACAGGGTAAGTTTGGAACAGGTTTTCTAATTCAGAAAAATACAAAAAAAATTCTTGTGACTAATAAACATGTATTACATGAATGTAGATCGAAAAGAGAATCTACAAATTTTGTATACTTGCACATTAATATTTCTGAGGATGAACAAATCATTGGGAAAAGAATTCAATTTAACTTACATGCAGATGAACACAAACTTTGGACTGAACATCCGGATGTACAGGTAGATGTTTTAGGAATTGATGTATCTACAATCTATGAATGTTATCCAAATATGGTTGTAAAACCAGTAGATTCAACTTTAATTTGTGATAGATCATATTTACAACAATATAATATTGTAAGTGGAAGACAAATTGTTGTACTGGGATATCCACTAACAGTACAACATACCACTAATGTTCCAATGCGAATTCCGGGATCGATAGTTAGTCAGATAGGACAGAACATTAGAGATAAATGGAAAAATCCTGATACCGGAGAAACTGAAGATCGAATTATTCGAGGATTTCTCATTGAAAGCAATGTAGCAATAGGATCCAGTGGAAGCCCCGTAGTCCTAGATACTGTAATCAATATCTTCGGAGGAGAACAAAATACGATTGGTAGACCATTTCCACCGTTTCTTTTAGGAATATTGGCCGAAGAAAAATTCACCTATATTGATACTCCCGGTTCTGGAGTACAACCATCATATTCCGGCTTGACTGTAGTTTTTAGTGCTGAAACCATCATTGATGTCATAAATTTATTTTCATAA
- the map gene encoding type II methionyl aminopeptidase, whose translation MQLQDYINAGKIASEVRENARRKDHVGSTLEEICNSIEKEINDKGGKCAFPVNVSLNDIAAHYTAEPNDSTTVKDTDLLKIDLGVQINGHIADTAVTVCYDPKYDFLVQAAESALKEAMSIIRVGTKSSDVGKTIENTTKQMGGIPIANLSGHSLEQYTIHAGKSVPNIWSIGSFSFQSTEAYACEPFVTTPEGSGFVREGKIRNIFSLVTRKRTKEEDTNKMIDFIWQKFNMLPFALRWLIPEFEEKNARELLDKLIKNKIVRSYPILVEANNQRVAQAEHTFIPQANGVLVTTL comes from the coding sequence ATGCAATTACAAGATTACATCAATGCGGGAAAGATAGCGTCAGAGGTAAGAGAGAATGCAAGACGAAAAGATCACGTGGGCTCCACTTTGGAAGAGATATGCAATTCTATTGAAAAAGAGATAAACGACAAGGGAGGAAAATGTGCATTTCCTGTAAATGTGAGTCTAAACGACATTGCAGCACATTACACAGCAGAGCCTAACGATTCCACCACAGTCAAGGACACAGACCTGCTAAAAATTGATTTGGGTGTTCAGATAAACGGTCACATTGCAGATACGGCAGTAACAGTTTGCTACGACCCAAAGTATGATTTTTTAGTACAAGCCGCAGAATCTGCCCTAAAGGAGGCCATGTCAATAATAAGAGTGGGGACAAAATCAAGCGATGTTGGAAAAACAATAGAGAATACAACAAAACAGATGGGTGGAATACCCATTGCAAATCTTAGTGGTCATTCTCTTGAACAGTATACAATCCATGCTGGAAAATCAGTTCCAAACATATGGTCCATTGGATCATTTTCATTTCAATCCACAGAAGCATATGCATGTGAGCCATTTGTTACAACACCGGAAGGATCAGGTTTTGTTCGAGAGGGCAAAATTAGAAACATTTTCTCCCTGGTTACACGAAAAAGAACAAAGGAAGAAGATACCAACAAAATGATTGACTTCATATGGCAGAAATTCAACATGCTTCCTTTTGCATTACGATGGCTCATCCCAGAATTTGAGGAAAAAAATGCAAGAGAATTACTTGATAAACTGATTAAAAACAAAATTGTAAGATCATATCCGATACTAGTAGAAGCAAACAATCAACGAGTTGCACAAGCAGAGCATACATTCATTCCCCAAGCCAATGGAGTTCTCGTAACTACTCTTTAA
- a CDS encoding DUF1512 domain-containing protein — translation MVFLLLDFLGTNLDKLFSSSDNSNPLMWLIWILPIFIFMLYGQRIQLHVTSSEINKDLEKLKQYRDDTRKELISYVKNTVKPLSDPAVILDRYFEYFTIMPVDMDPNGIVPKIKHIMRTREDTTREQVKNLAPNITHLQASQIINILEAVTTLHLLYKMVRHFFLTAKKQNNFPLILPLQMMMPFIMEEADALKTAISAFKQGQPIGDGIGPMIVGKMMLDTEKKSISFETVLSEKDFEGRKLCLLKAEGPTATVGRPADAFEKIISEKKVDMLIMVDAALKLEGEDTGSVAHGFGAAIGGIGTERFEIEGIATKHNIPIYAIVIKQSIKEAITLMKKEIADSSDKVFIQIQDIIRENSKPGQCVLIIGVGNTLGVSQ, via the coding sequence ATGGTCTTTTTGTTATTGGATTTTTTGGGTACAAATCTGGACAAACTTTTTAGCTCAAGTGATAATTCGAACCCACTTATGTGGTTGATCTGGATTCTACCTATCTTCATATTCATGTTGTATGGACAGCGAATCCAGCTTCATGTCACTTCATCTGAAATCAACAAAGATTTGGAAAAACTCAAGCAATACCGTGATGACACCAGGAAAGAATTGATATCTTATGTAAAAAACACCGTAAAGCCTTTGTCAGACCCTGCTGTCATACTTGATAGATATTTTGAATATTTTACCATAATGCCAGTTGATATGGATCCTAATGGAATTGTACCCAAGATAAAACACATCATGCGGACAAGAGAAGACACTACTAGGGAACAAGTCAAAAACCTCGCTCCAAATATTACTCATCTACAAGCAAGTCAAATAATCAACATACTTGAGGCGGTAACCACACTGCATCTACTGTACAAAATGGTTCGACACTTCTTTTTGACTGCAAAAAAACAAAATAATTTCCCATTAATCTTGCCTCTGCAAATGATGATGCCGTTTATCATGGAGGAAGCAGATGCACTAAAAACTGCAATATCTGCATTCAAGCAGGGACAACCAATAGGCGATGGAATAGGTCCAATGATTGTTGGAAAGATGATGCTTGATACGGAAAAAAAATCTATCTCATTTGAAACTGTTCTAAGTGAAAAAGACTTTGAGGGGAGAAAACTCTGCCTGCTAAAAGCTGAAGGGCCGACTGCAACTGTTGGCAGACCTGCAGATGCATTTGAAAAGATAATTTCTGAAAAAAAGGTAGATATGCTGATAATGGTTGACGCTGCATTGAAACTGGAAGGTGAGGATACTGGATCCGTGGCTCATGGATTTGGGGCTGCAATTGGCGGTATAGGAACTGAAAGGTTTGAGATAGAGGGCATAGCTACAAAGCACAACATCCCGATATATGCAATTGTCATAAAACAGTCTATCAAAGAGGCAATCACTCTTATGAAAAAAGAGATTGCGGATTCTTCTGATAAGGTATTCATACAAATTCAAGATATTATACGAGAAAATTCCAAACCTGGTCAATGCGTACTGATAATTGGAGTTGGGAACACGTTGGGGGTGTCACAATGA
- a CDS encoding FAD-binding oxidoreductase gives MKIYEIGINLTKIVGCIVTWDNHIRDFYSVDASSYKLRPQVITFPRNEDDVIKIIRFAKKHHIPVTPRGGGTGLVGSALGKGIILDMRNFNKIKIGKNHATVGSGVYKGHLDKILQKHGRFVGPDPSIGPFCTIGGMIGNNSSGIHSLKYGSVIDNLIEVTIVNSVGNVTRLPNMHHMIKSNISHDVIKSFPMVSKNSCGYRIDKILSEKDVHKLIAGSEGTLGIITSAKLRTYRIPKSKALCIIHYKTLRQAAIDSVKILSLKPAALEAIDNNITRHIKIKVPNSGCLIFAEFDNDIKHNIKQIQKIATGKIIKIESDKDNIRKLWSFRNSALAFSLKSITKKETMPTLIEDSVVPVKRLPLLLDMLDMIRKKYHLRTIVYGHIGNGNLHIRPVLEHKDISKIQKIATEFFTGVISIGGSITGEHGDGLARSEFVKTQYGDKTYSVFRNIKKQFDPQNILNPGKIISDKKTMIKNLKI, from the coding sequence ATGAAAATATATGAAATTGGAATCAATCTAACAAAAATAGTGGGATGTATTGTTACATGGGATAACCATATACGAGATTTTTATTCGGTTGATGCCAGTTCCTACAAACTAAGGCCCCAAGTGATAACGTTTCCTCGTAATGAAGACGATGTTATCAAAATCATACGGTTTGCGAAAAAGCACCACATTCCAGTAACACCCAGAGGTGGCGGTACTGGACTAGTGGGAAGCGCTTTGGGAAAAGGAATAATTCTTGACATGAGAAATTTCAATAAAATCAAGATTGGAAAAAACCATGCGACAGTAGGAAGTGGGGTCTACAAGGGACATCTTGACAAGATATTGCAGAAACATGGCAGATTTGTAGGACCAGACCCATCAATAGGACCCTTTTGCACCATAGGCGGGATGATTGGCAACAATTCTAGTGGAATTCACTCGCTAAAGTATGGAAGTGTAATAGACAATCTAATTGAAGTTACAATCGTAAATTCGGTAGGCAATGTAACAAGGCTTCCAAACATGCATCACATGATAAAAAGCAATATTTCTCATGACGTTATCAAGTCATTTCCCATGGTATCAAAAAATTCTTGCGGATATAGAATTGACAAAATTTTATCAGAAAAAGATGTCCACAAGTTAATTGCAGGCTCTGAAGGAACATTGGGAATCATCACATCTGCAAAGCTTCGAACATACAGGATACCAAAAAGTAAAGCATTGTGCATAATACATTACAAGACACTCAGGCAGGCAGCAATAGACAGTGTGAAGATACTCTCTTTAAAACCAGCAGCTCTTGAAGCAATAGACAATAACATAACAAGACACATCAAAATAAAAGTGCCAAATTCAGGATGTCTTATTTTTGCAGAGTTTGATAATGACATAAAGCACAACATAAAACAGATTCAAAAAATCGCAACAGGCAAGATAATCAAAATAGAATCAGACAAAGATAACATCAGAAAATTATGGAGTTTTAGAAATTCAGCTCTTGCATTTAGTCTCAAGAGCATAACAAAAAAAGAGACAATGCCAACCCTCATAGAAGATTCCGTGGTGCCAGTAAAAAGACTTCCCTTGCTACTAGACATGTTAGATATGATTAGAAAAAAATACCATCTCAGAACAATAGTTTACGGACACATCGGAAATGGGAATCTGCACATCAGGCCAGTTTTAGAACATAAAGATATCTCAAAAATACAAAAAATTGCAACTGAATTTTTTACAGGGGTAATAAGTATAGGAGGAAGCATAACAGGTGAACATGGTGATGGTTTGGCAAGATCAGAATTTGTAAAGACACAGTATGGAGACAAGACATATTCGGTTTTTAGAAACATCAAAAAACAATTTGATCCTCAAAACATCCTAAATCCTGGAAAGATAATATCAGATAAAAAGACAATGATAAAGAATCTAAAAATTTAA
- a CDS encoding tRNA-binding protein, with product MRVAKILSVEPIPGKSKIVKGTIDLGNEKRDVIIGGAQYYKPEELVGRIVIALVNLEPRSIAGVESSAMLFAADSGEKPFWLTVTEDVPLGTKIK from the coding sequence ATGCGGGTGGCAAAGATTCTATCAGTGGAGCCAATTCCTGGCAAATCGAAAATAGTTAAAGGAACAATTGATCTTGGAAATGAAAAGCGAGATGTCATAATAGGCGGCGCTCAATATTACAAACCTGAAGAACTAGTGGGAAGAATAGTAATTGCACTTGTAAACCTTGAACCGAGAAGTATTGCCGGAGTTGAATCAAGCGCAATGCTTTTTGCAGCGGATTCTGGTGAAAAACCGTTCTGGCTCACAGTCACAGAAGATGTACCACTTGGAACCAAAATCAAGTAA
- a CDS encoding type II toxin-antitoxin system RatA family toxin, whose product MVQIQASVDIDAPLDKVWNIISDLDSEPRFWKGTKEVRNISKNENVVTREVTIAFKDSKCMQTVTMQPKEKIHAQFTKGILDGTKTLTLQQLENRIRLDVLWDIKLTGMMGMFTGMIKKHIQSGSEQALESIKQEAQR is encoded by the coding sequence ATGGTCCAGATACAGGCCTCGGTAGATATTGATGCACCGCTTGACAAGGTTTGGAACATAATATCTGATCTTGACTCAGAGCCAAGATTCTGGAAAGGAACAAAAGAGGTTAGAAACATTTCAAAAAATGAAAACGTAGTGACAAGAGAAGTCACCATTGCATTCAAAGACTCAAAATGTATGCAAACTGTAACGATGCAGCCAAAGGAAAAGATTCACGCTCAATTTACAAAAGGAATACTGGATGGTACAAAAACACTTACACTACAGCAATTAGAAAACAGAATCAGACTAGATGTATTATGGGACATCAAACTCACTGGCATGATGGGGATGTTTACGGGCATGATAAAAAAGCACATCCAGAGCGGTTCAGAACAAGCTCTTGAGAGCATAAAACAAGAAGCACAGAGATAA
- a CDS encoding glycosyltransferase, translating to MAYLIDIVNYFLVAIMLGVSLAWTFLIRSMWSTFKNSPFLDRFEYKSHHKPKISVILPARNEERFIEKCINSLLEQDYENYEIIAIDDRSDDNTGEIIKNIAKKDSRVVHVLAGPKPEKWIGKNWACIEGFKRSSGELLLFTDADTTHTNKTITLAVDHLLSDNLDALTVIPKMLCLDWWTRITLPVLSTFLHTRFSALRVNDPSAKTGYFFGSFFIIKRETYNSVGTHESVKSEIVEDGALGKKVKEQGFKMKMVRGEHLVDAVWARDWSTLWHALKRLMIPLYIQSSKTAIGIFVAVLFLLFMPFPILAYSALFLSHAISFKILFGITLVAAGLFYLGSIIDAKKGLGLGFRHAIFAPIGSIVIVAGFASGILHAKKNDSVTWRGRTYSISGTAQHPISL from the coding sequence ATGGCATATCTGATAGACATTGTAAACTATTTTCTTGTAGCAATCATGCTTGGTGTTTCTCTTGCGTGGACGTTTTTGATAAGATCAATGTGGAGTACTTTTAAGAACTCGCCATTTTTGGACAGGTTCGAGTACAAGAGCCACCACAAACCAAAGATATCAGTAATTCTGCCGGCAAGAAATGAAGAGAGGTTTATAGAAAAATGCATAAACTCACTATTAGAGCAAGATTACGAAAATTATGAGATAATAGCAATAGATGATAGGTCAGATGACAACACGGGGGAGATAATCAAGAATATCGCAAAAAAAGATTCTCGCGTAGTACATGTATTAGCAGGACCAAAACCAGAAAAATGGATTGGTAAGAACTGGGCATGCATAGAAGGATTCAAGAGATCATCAGGCGAACTTTTGTTATTTACGGATGCTGATACTACGCATACAAACAAGACAATCACATTAGCAGTGGACCACCTCTTGAGTGATAATCTTGATGCACTTACAGTGATTCCAAAGATGTTGTGCCTTGATTGGTGGACAAGAATAACACTACCAGTATTATCTACATTTTTACATACTAGATTTTCTGCACTTCGTGTAAATGACCCATCTGCAAAGACAGGTTATTTTTTTGGAAGTTTTTTCATAATAAAGAGAGAAACATACAATTCGGTTGGTACGCATGAGAGCGTAAAAAGCGAGATAGTAGAAGATGGGGCTCTTGGCAAGAAGGTAAAAGAACAAGGATTCAAGATGAAGATGGTACGAGGAGAGCATTTGGTAGATGCAGTATGGGCAAGGGACTGGTCTACTTTGTGGCATGCACTAAAGAGGCTGATGATACCACTATACATCCAATCAAGCAAAACTGCAATTGGTATATTTGTTGCAGTATTATTTTTGTTATTCATGCCATTTCCCATCCTTGCATATTCAGCACTTTTCCTAAGTCATGCAATTTCCTTTAAGATATTATTCGGAATCACACTTGTTGCTGCAGGGCTATTTTATTTAGGAAGCATTATTGATGCAAAAAAGGGACTAGGACTAGGATTCAGACATGCAATTTTTGCACCAATTGGCAGCATAGTCATCGTAGCAGGATTTGCAAGCGGAATACTGCATGCAAAGAAAAATGATTCTGTGACTTGGCGTGGAAGAACATATTCCATATCAGGCACTGCACAACATCCAATAAGCTTGTGA
- a CDS encoding S1C family serine protease gives MDKTTAVLGGVYGIVVLVLVFAFVFDQQRPDISAQTSVLGNIVQSSPGSQFSLADLFARSQQGVVQIIVHKTGDNATDRAIGSGIVYDLDGHIITNNHVVDDYQKIRVVFHDGQSYSATVSGTDKFADLAVIKVDANSNTFHPLPLGDSSKLRIGDQVIAIGSPFGLSESMTSGIVSQLGRVLNPPDIGAFSIPNVIQTDTAINPGNSGGPLLDTHGEVIGINTAIQTQTGEFSGVGFAIPSNTMKRIVPALIQSGHYQHPWLGISGISVDPDLADSLNLTTHSGFLIENIVSDSPASKAGLHASNMTTTIDGIKYKYGGDIIIGVDNNPVSKLEDLLNYLQDYKSVGDKMTVQIIRENKTMEVTMTLQERPNSQ, from the coding sequence TTGGACAAGACTACAGCAGTTTTGGGCGGAGTTTATGGAATAGTTGTACTAGTTCTAGTATTTGCATTTGTGTTTGATCAACAACGACCAGATATATCAGCTCAGACTTCAGTTTTAGGAAACATTGTGCAATCAAGTCCAGGATCACAATTTAGTTTAGCAGACCTTTTTGCAAGATCCCAACAAGGAGTAGTCCAGATAATAGTACACAAGACAGGGGACAATGCGACAGACAGAGCAATAGGTTCAGGTATTGTATATGATCTTGACGGACACATCATTACAAACAATCATGTTGTAGACGACTATCAAAAAATCAGAGTTGTGTTTCATGATGGCCAATCTTATTCTGCTACAGTAAGTGGTACAGACAAGTTTGCAGATCTTGCAGTTATCAAAGTTGATGCAAATTCAAATACATTTCATCCATTACCTTTAGGGGACTCGTCTAAGCTTCGGATTGGAGACCAAGTAATTGCAATTGGTAGTCCCTTTGGATTAAGCGAATCAATGACATCGGGCATAGTAAGTCAGTTAGGCAGAGTATTAAATCCACCAGACATAGGTGCATTTTCAATTCCAAATGTAATTCAAACAGACACTGCCATAAATCCAGGAAATTCAGGAGGTCCATTATTGGACACTCATGGCGAGGTTATTGGAATAAACACAGCAATTCAGACCCAGACAGGCGAGTTTTCAGGAGTAGGCTTTGCCATACCATCAAACACAATGAAGAGAATTGTTCCAGCACTAATACAATCAGGACACTACCAGCATCCATGGCTTGGGATATCTGGAATATCAGTAGACCCAGACTTGGCAGACAGCCTAAATCTTACGACACATTCTGGATTTTTAATAGAAAATATAGTATCAGACAGTCCAGCCTCCAAGGCAGGACTCCATGCATCAAACATGACAACAACAATAGACGGTATCAAATACAAGTATGGCGGAGACATCATAATAGGAGTAGACAACAATCCAGTCTCAAAACTTGAAGACCTTCTAAATTATCTACAGGACTACAAATCAGTGGGTGACAAGATGACAGTGCAGATAATCAGAGAAAACAAGACAATGGAAGTAACAATGACTTTGCAGGAAAGACCAAACAGTCAATAA
- a CDS encoding carboxypeptidase-like regulatory domain-containing protein, producing MNKHIIFTTGLLLAGFVIAMSSIQVSESVLSNKMLVSVKAEKDPIMEGDFPTIVGNVTDEAYKPVANANILIMFGTTIVSTPTDDQGKFRYQATMPSTHGIYEVDVTATKDGYTKALGNNTFTVSPRQTATISKTITGLPIETGNYTVFLGKVTQWNLETTCFVSFADKYMRFLHTCDLYNMEPEDFQTDQQIIPMVSVILDNQTYRLFPETVYLKASNMANDTLETFIENTFANYTNPQN from the coding sequence TTGAACAAACATATCATATTTACAACAGGTCTATTACTAGCAGGATTTGTAATTGCCATGTCCAGCATCCAGGTTTCAGAATCTGTACTTTCAAACAAGATGCTAGTATCAGTAAAGGCAGAAAAAGACCCCATAATGGAAGGTGATTTTCCCACAATAGTAGGCAATGTCACAGATGAAGCATACAAGCCAGTTGCAAATGCAAATATTTTGATAATGTTTGGAACTACAATAGTTTCAACTCCTACAGATGATCAGGGTAAATTCAGATATCAAGCAACAATGCCATCAACCCATGGAATCTACGAGGTAGATGTAACTGCGACAAAAGACGGGTACACAAAGGCACTTGGAAATAACACATTTACTGTGAGCCCAAGACAAACTGCAACCATATCAAAAACCATAACTGGACTGCCAATTGAAACAGGTAATTACACTGTGTTTCTTGGCAAGGTAACACAGTGGAACCTAGAAACTACATGTTTTGTCAGTTTTGCTGACAAGTATATGCGATTCTTACATACATGTGATTTATACAACATGGAACCAGAAGACTTTCAGACAGACCAGCAGATCATACCAATGGTTTCTGTGATATTAGACAATCAAACATACAGACTATTCCCAGAAACTGTCTATCTCAAGGCATCAAATATGGCAAATGACACACTTGAGACATTCATAGAAAATACATTTGCAAACTATACCAATCCGCAAAACTAG